One Cuculus canorus isolate bCucCan1 chromosome 1, bCucCan1.pri, whole genome shotgun sequence DNA segment encodes these proteins:
- the GAB2 gene encoding GRB2-associated-binding protein 2 isoform X2, protein MNHAPRSSPAELSGASHHLLRERKSSAPSHSSQPTLFTFDSPASHLQSTLSASAPQDYLFLHQCMSRKSENARSASFSQATRSAFFMRSDTAVQKLSQGNGHCVNGIGGQLHGFYSLPKPSRHNSEFRDSAYDLPRSFASYTHPKSSLTSSETDNEEVYTYKTPNNTLCKEFGELSMDSYDIPATSLSVYQIPRTFTLDKNHNALAVAASDSPATPPPRPPKPGQTEPRWGSPPQQPQPSESLGLAPMAATIPRRNTLPAVENSRLHRASSCETYDYPQHGGGSAVQSIESMNDGYNSYLQAKAAVARSHSTDSEDNYVPMNPSSSPLIHTEKANDNAQNLYIPMSPGPHHFDLVGLSSATLPMHKGGAMVQCHRRLSEIQPPPVNRNLKPDRKAKPSPLDLRNNTVIDELPFKSPVTKSWSRPSQTFNAGSLQYCRPVSSQSITSTDSGDSEENYVAMQNPISASPVPSGTNSPAPKKSSGSVDYLALDFQPSSPGPHRKPSTSSAASDEKVDYVQVDKEKTQALQSTMQEWTDVRQSSEPTKSTKQ, encoded by the exons ATGAACCATGCACCACGGTCCTCCCCAGCAGAGCTCAGCGGTGCCAGCCACCACCTGCTGCGAGAGCGCAAGTCCTCAGCACCATCTCACTCTAGCCAGCCCACCCTGTTCACCTTTGACTCACCTGCCAGCCACCTCCAGAGCACCCTGTCTGCCAGTGCACCCCAGGACTACCTTTTTCTCCACCAGTGTATGAGCAGGAAGTCAGAAAATGCAAG GAGTGCCAGCTTCTCCCAAGCCACGAGGTCAGCCTTCTTCATGCGGAGTGACACAGCAGTCCAGAAGCTCTCACAGGGCAATGGGCACTGTGTGAATGGCATTGGCGGGCAACTCCACGGCTTTTACAGCCTACCAAAACCCAGCCGGCACAACTCGGAGTTCAGGGACAGTGCATACGACCTCCCACGCTCCTTTGCTTCCTACACCCACCCCAAGTCAAGCCTTACCAGCTCTGAAACAGATAATGAGGAGGTCTACACCTACAAGACTCCTAACAACACCTTATGCAAGGAGTTTGGGGAGCTCTCCATGGATTCCTATGATATCCCCGCCACATCACTCTCTGTCTACCAGATCCCCAGGACATTTACACTGGACAAGAACCACAATGCTCTGGCTGTGGCTGCCAGCGACTCACCCGCCACACCACCCCCACGGCCCCCAAAACCTGGGCAGACGGAGCCACGGTGGGGCAGCCCACCCCAGCAACCTCAGCCCAGTGAAAGCTTAGGGCTGGCCCCTATGGCAGCCACCATTCCCCGGAGAAACACGCTGCCAGCGGTGGAGAACAGCAGGCTGCACCGAG CTTCTTCTTGCGAGACGTACGATTACCCCCAGCATGGAggtggcagtgctgtgcagtCAATCGAGTCGATGAACGATGGGTACAACTCTTACCTG CAAGCCAAGGCAGCAGTGGCCCGCTCCCACAGCACTGACTCCGAAGACAACTATGTTCCGATGAATCCCAGTTCCTCACCCTTGATCCACACTGAGAAAGCCAACGACAATGCCCAGAATCTCTACATCCCCATGAGCCCTGGGCCGCATCACTTTGACCTGGTGGGGCTGTCCTCGGCCACCCTCCCCATGCATAAAGGAGGAGCCATGGTGCAGTGCCACAGACGGTTGAGTGAAATCCAGCCCCCACCAGTCAACCGCAACCTCAAACCAGACCGGAAAG caaAGCCATCACCACTTGACCTGAGGAACAACACTGTCATTGATGAGCTTCCCTTCAAATCGCCAGTCACAAAATCCTGGTCCAGGCCAAG CCAGACTTTCAACGCCGGCTCTTTGCAATACTGTCGCCCTGTTTCCTCCCAGAGCATCACCAGCACTGACTCGGGAGACAGCGAGGAGAACTACGTGGCAATG CAAAACcccatttctgcttctcctgttcCTAGTGGCACCAACAGCCCAGCACCTAAAAAGAGTTCAGGGAGTGTGGATTATCTGGCCCTGGACTTCCAGCCAAGCTCCCCAGGGCCACACAGAAAG ccctccaCCTCATCAGCCGCCTCAGATGAGAAGGTTGACTACGTGCAAGTGGACAAGGAGAAGACGCAGGCACTGCAGAGCACCATGCAGGAGTGGACTGATGTTCGGCAGTCCTCAGAGCCCACCAAAAGCACGAAGCAGTAG